In Blastocatellia bacterium, one DNA window encodes the following:
- the dnaG gene encoding DNA primase, which translates to MISRGFADQVRDQADIVRIISDYVTLRKRGTNYLALCPFHREKTPSFAVHPTKQIFKCFGCGIGGDVFKFVMEMEGCSWPEAVKTVAERCGIPVPRDAFASTPEIEAQARWRERLLQIYRLAGEFFQACLASERGQAARQYLADRGIRPDLVRRLHLGYAPASWDALTAHLLGRHIRRDEIERSGLVVLREDASGYYDRFRHRLMFPIFDSQGRIVGFGGRALGDEQPKYLNSPDTAIYSKGRQLYGLYQARDGIRRQGFAILVEGYFDYALPFQEGVENVVASLGTALTDDQVRLLGRYTRRVVINYDADPAGRAAMQRNIERLLAGGLDVAVLVLPEGEDPDSFVRRYGVEAYVRLAHSARGYLDFLLDQALAGKDIRSPAARTKALREILPTLTHIPDKVERAASLDHLAERLHLDGRVVREEFRRQSSSESRSPEGGSEMTVTPPGEDMTAAERRLLEILLNCPELCPVVLAEMEPEDQEGLPTAKIFDELRRAGDAPIPYLEWRDRLGENEFLLDLIERALLSDPSASSESLLDEARACVRALRRRRLQRQLDSLQWEIERAKQHGDDVDELLRRKAALARSLMNISPGLSATHRQTQ; encoded by the coding sequence TTATGTCACTCTCCGCAAGCGGGGGACGAACTATCTCGCTCTTTGTCCTTTCCACCGGGAGAAAACCCCATCGTTTGCCGTCCATCCGACCAAGCAAATCTTCAAATGCTTTGGCTGCGGCATCGGAGGAGATGTCTTCAAATTCGTCATGGAAATGGAGGGCTGTTCCTGGCCCGAAGCGGTGAAGACCGTCGCCGAGAGGTGCGGCATTCCCGTTCCCCGGGATGCTTTTGCCAGCACCCCCGAGATCGAAGCGCAAGCGCGATGGCGCGAGCGCCTGCTTCAGATTTATCGGTTGGCCGGCGAGTTCTTCCAGGCCTGTCTGGCCTCGGAGCGCGGCCAGGCGGCGCGTCAGTACCTGGCCGATCGTGGAATTCGCCCGGACCTCGTCCGCCGATTGCATCTGGGGTATGCGCCAGCGAGCTGGGATGCGCTGACGGCGCACCTGCTCGGCCGACACATCCGGCGGGATGAAATTGAACGAAGCGGGTTGGTAGTTCTTCGCGAAGATGCCAGCGGATATTATGACCGATTCCGTCACCGCCTGATGTTCCCGATTTTCGACAGTCAGGGGCGTATCGTTGGTTTCGGCGGGCGCGCCCTTGGCGATGAGCAACCGAAGTATCTGAATTCGCCTGATACGGCCATTTATAGCAAGGGGCGACAGCTCTACGGTCTCTATCAGGCACGCGACGGCATTCGCCGTCAGGGATTTGCGATCCTCGTCGAAGGGTATTTCGATTATGCGCTCCCGTTTCAGGAGGGAGTCGAGAATGTTGTGGCTTCTCTGGGAACGGCGTTGACGGATGATCAGGTGAGACTGCTCGGACGATACACTCGCCGCGTGGTCATCAACTACGATGCCGATCCGGCGGGTCGGGCGGCCATGCAGCGAAATATCGAGAGGTTGCTGGCCGGAGGGCTCGACGTTGCTGTTCTCGTGCTGCCGGAGGGAGAAGATCCCGATTCGTTCGTGCGCCGATACGGCGTTGAGGCCTACGTTCGTTTAGCTCATTCGGCCCGAGGATATCTCGATTTCCTCCTCGATCAGGCCCTGGCGGGAAAAGACATCAGGTCTCCTGCCGCGCGAACGAAGGCCTTACGTGAAATTCTTCCCACGCTCACCCACATCCCCGATAAAGTGGAGCGGGCTGCCAGTCTCGATCACCTCGCCGAGCGGCTCCACCTCGATGGCCGCGTTGTGCGGGAGGAGTTTCGTCGTCAGTCGTCAAGCGAAAGTCGTTCTCCTGAGGGAGGGAGTGAGATGACCGTCACGCCTCCGGGCGAAGACATGACGGCGGCGGAGCGACGGCTGTTGGAGATCTTGCTCAACTGCCCCGAGCTTTGTCCGGTGGTTCTGGCGGAAATGGAACCGGAGGATCAGGAGGGACTGCCGACGGCGAAGATTTTTGACGAGCTTCGACGGGCGGGGGATGCGCCGATACCGTACCTGGAGTGGCGAGATCGGCTGGGTGAGAATGAGTTTCTTCTCGATCTGATCGAGCGGGCGCTGCTCAGCGATCCCTCGGCTTCATCGGAATCGTTGCTGGACGAAGCACGCGCCTGCGTGCGAGCCCTGCGTCGGCGTCGTCTGCAACGGCAGCTCGACAGTCTCCAATGGGAGATCGAGCGCGCGAAGCAACACGGAGACGATGTGGATGAGTTGTTGCGTCGCAAAGCGGCACTGGCCCGATCATTGATGAACATTTCACCTGGTCTGTCTGCGACGCACAGGCAGACCCAATGA